One part of the Streptococcus sp. oral taxon 431 genome encodes these proteins:
- the secA gene encoding preprotein translocase subunit SecA codes for MANLLKTIIENDKGELRRLEKMADKVLRYEDEMAALTDEQLKAKTEEFKQRYQNGETLDQLLYEAFAVVREGAKRVLGLFPYKVQVMGGIVLHHGDVPEMRTGEGKTLTATMPVYLNALSGKGVHVVTVNEYLSERDATEMGELYSWLGLSVGINLAAKSPMEKKEAYECDITYSTNSEIGFDYLRDNMVVRAENMVQRPLNYALVDEVDSILIDEARTPLIVSGANAVETSQLYHMADHFVKSLDKDDYIIDIQSKTIGLSDSGIDKAESYFKLENLYDIENVALTHFIDNALRANYIMILDIDYVVSEEQEILIVDQFTGRTMEGRRYSDGLHQAIEAKEGVPIQDETKTSASITYQNLFRMYKKLSGMTGTGKTEEEEFREIYNIRVIPIPTNRPVQRIDHSDLLYASIEAKFKAVVEDVKARYQKGQPVLVGTVAVETSDYISKKLVAAGVPHEVLNAKNHYKEAQIIMNAGQRGAVTIATNMAGRGTDIKLGEGVRELGGLCVIGTERHESRRIDNQLRGRSGRQGDPGESQFYLSLEDDLMKRFGSERLKGVFERLNMSDEAIKSRMLTRQVEAAQKRVEGNNYDTRKQVLQYDDVMREQREIIYSQRYDVITADRDLAPEIHAMIKRTINRVVDNHARAKQDEKLEAILNFARYNLLPEDSISLSDLEGLSDQAIKDELYQRALKVYDSQVAKLRDEEAVKEFQKVLILRVVDNKWTDHIDALDQLRNAVGLRGYAQNNPVVEYQAEGFRMFNDMIGSIEFDVTRLMMKAQIHEQERPQAERHISTTATRNIAAQQADLPADLDLSQVKRNDLCPCGSGKKFKNCHGKRH; via the coding sequence ATGGCAAATTTACTAAAAACAATCATCGAAAATGATAAAGGCGAACTCCGTCGCTTGGAAAAGATGGCGGACAAAGTCTTAAGATATGAAGATGAAATGGCTGCGTTAACAGACGAGCAATTGAAAGCAAAAACAGAAGAATTCAAACAACGCTATCAAAATGGTGAGACTCTTGACCAACTTTTGTATGAGGCGTTTGCTGTTGTACGCGAGGGAGCTAAGCGTGTTCTTGGTCTTTTCCCGTATAAGGTTCAGGTTATGGGGGGGATCGTTCTTCACCATGGTGACGTTCCTGAGATGCGTACTGGTGAGGGGAAAACCTTGACAGCGACTATGCCAGTATACCTTAACGCCCTTTCAGGTAAAGGTGTACACGTAGTTACGGTCAATGAGTATCTATCAGAACGTGACGCGACTGAGATGGGTGAGTTGTACTCATGGCTTGGTTTGTCAGTAGGGATTAACTTGGCAGCCAAATCTCCAATGGAGAAAAAAGAAGCTTATGAGTGTGATATCACTTATTCAACAAACTCAGAGATTGGATTTGACTACCTCCGTGATAACATGGTTGTTCGTGCGGAGAATATGGTTCAACGTCCACTCAACTATGCCTTGGTCGATGAGGTTGACTCTATCTTGATTGACGAAGCTCGTACTCCTTTGATCGTTTCAGGAGCCAATGCAGTTGAAACTAGCCAACTCTACCATATGGCAGACCATTTTGTGAAGTCTTTGGATAAGGATGACTATATCATTGATATTCAGTCTAAGACAATTGGTCTATCTGATTCTGGTATTGACAAGGCTGAAAGCTACTTCAAACTAGAAAATCTCTACGATATCGAAAACGTAGCCTTGACTCACTTTATCGACAATGCCCTTCGTGCTAACTACATCATGATTCTTGATATTGACTATGTGGTCAGCGAAGAGCAGGAAATCTTGATTGTCGACCAATTTACAGGTCGTACCATGGAAGGTCGTCGTTATTCTGATGGTTTGCACCAAGCGATTGAAGCCAAAGAAGGTGTGCCAATCCAAGATGAAACCAAGACTTCAGCTTCTATTACCTACCAAAACCTTTTCCGTATGTATAAGAAATTGTCAGGGATGACAGGTACTGGTAAGACTGAGGAAGAAGAATTCCGCGAAATTTACAATATTCGTGTTATTCCTATCCCAACAAACCGTCCGGTTCAACGTATCGACCACTCAGACCTACTCTATGCAAGTATCGAAGCTAAGTTTAAGGCTGTTGTCGAAGATGTAAAAGCTCGCTACCAAAAAGGTCAACCTGTCTTGGTTGGTACGGTTGCAGTTGAAACCAGTGATTATATTTCTAAAAAATTGGTAGCTGCAGGTGTTCCTCACGAAGTATTGAATGCCAAGAACCACTACAAAGAAGCTCAAATCATCATGAATGCTGGCCAACGTGGTGCAGTTACAATCGCGACCAACATGGCCGGTCGTGGTACTGATATTAAGCTTGGTGAAGGTGTTCGTGAACTTGGTGGACTTTGTGTCATTGGTACAGAACGCCATGAAAGTCGTCGTATCGATAACCAGCTTCGTGGACGTTCAGGACGTCAAGGGGACCCAGGGGAGTCACAATTCTACCTTTCTCTGGAAGATGATTTGATGAAACGTTTCGGTTCAGAGCGCTTGAAGGGTGTCTTTGAACGTCTCAATATGTCAGACGAAGCGATCAAATCTCGTATGTTGACACGTCAGGTTGAAGCAGCACAAAAACGTGTTGAAGGAAACAACTACGACACCCGTAAACAAGTCCTTCAATACGATGATGTCATGCGTGAGCAACGTGAGATTATCTACTCACAACGTTACGATGTCATCACTGCTGATCGCGACTTAGCTCCTGAGATTCATGCAATGATTAAACGCACTATTAATCGTGTTGTTGATAATCATGCGCGTGCTAAACAAGATGAAAAACTAGAAGCTATCTTGAATTTTGCAAGATACAACTTGCTTCCAGAAGATTCAATTTCACTTTCAGACCTAGAAGGTTTGTCAGACCAAGCGATCAAAGATGAACTTTACCAACGTGCCTTGAAAGTCTACGATAGTCAAGTTGCTAAGCTTCGTGATGAGGAAGCTGTTAAAGAATTCCAAAAAGTCTTGATTCTACGTGTTGTAGATAACAAGTGGACAGACCATATCGATGCTCTTGATCAGTTGCGTAATGCTGTTGGTCTCCGTGGTTATGCTCAGAATAACCCTGTCGTTGAGTATCAAGCAGAAGGTTTCCGT